GGCGCGCGGAAAACCGCCGGTAGCGCTCGGCCTGGTCGAACAGGCTCGCGCCCCAGACGCGCTGGCGCAGCGAGGGGCAGGCGGCCAGCAGCGAGAGATGGAAGGCGCGGTGCAGCTGCGACCAGTCGTTGTCGAGAATGACCGGGCCGTCGCTCAGGCGCGACTCGACCTTCTCGAGCCGGTGGAACGCCGCCAGGATGTCGGCCTCCCAGGCGTCGTCGCCGTGGGCAATGGCCTCGCGCAGCGCGGGCACATCGAGCATCACGCGCATGCGCGTGATGTCGGCCAGATCCTCTTCGGAGATCGGCGCCACACGGAAGCCGCGGCGCTCGTCGGCTCGAACGAGCCCTTCCTGCGCCAGGCGGCTCAGCGCCTCGCGCAGCGGGCTGCTCGAATAACCGTAGGCGGCCTGCAGTTCGTCGAGCTTGAGCTTGGCGCCGGCTTCGAAGGTGCCGGCCAGGACGTCCTGCCGCAAACGGGCGAAGGCCTGCTCGGCCAGCGGCGGCTCATTGGCGATGACTTCAGGTTTGTGCATGGAGTTGATTTTATGCATAAACTTGGAATTTTGGAAACAAGGGATCACCATGACACGCAGCACCCCCATCGCTGGCATCCGCCTGCTAGGCATTTCCGGGAGCATCCGGCGCGACTCTCACTGCACCGCGGTGCTGCGCAGCCTGCAGCCGTTGCTGCCTGCGTCGGCAGCCATCGAGCTCTTTGCGCTGAACGATATTCCGCTCTACAACGCCGACCTGGACGGCGATGCGCCGCCCCCGGCCGTGGCACGGCTCAAGGCTGCGATTGCAGAGGCCGACGGCCTGGTGCTGTGCTCGCCGGAATACAACTACGGCATGCCCGGGGTGCTGAAGAATGCGATTGATTGGGCATCGCGGCCCGGCTTCGCCTCGCCGCTCAAGGGCAAGCCCGTGCTGATCGCGACCGCATCGCCGGGCACCGCAGGCGGCGTGCGCGCGCAGGCGCAGATCCGCGACGCCCTGGCCGCCACGCTGGCGCGGCCCGTGGTGCGGCAGCACGTCGCCATTGCGAACGTCGCCACGCGCATCCACGACGGCCGGCTGGATGACGAATCCACACTCGACTTCCTACGAGTGGCGCTCGCCGATCTGCTTCAGGAGATTGAATTGCTGGACGGCGCCGCGTCCCGCTAGACGGACTGCCTCGGAGCTACCTGCGCACCTTGTCGATCTCCGACATCAGCTCCTTGACCGTGGCCTCGCCCACCGATGCGGAATATTTGTCGATCACCGGCTTCACCTTGGCGCGCAGTTTCGCCATTTCTTCCGGCGGCAGTTCCGAGACGGTCATGCCGGCTTTCCTGAGCGCCTCGAGCGCGCTGTCTGCGGCGCTGCGCGAGGCCGCGCGCTGGAACACGGTCGAATCCTTGGCGGCCTCGGTGAGGATCTGCCGCTCGTCAGCGCTCATGCCGTCCCAGGTCTTCTTGCTGACCAGGAGCGCCTGCGGGTTGTAGACGTGCCGCGTCTGGGTGATGTACTTCTGTACCTCGGCAAACTTGGAGGCAAGGATGGTGGTGTTCGGGTTCTCCTGACCGTCGACCGCCTTCTGGTCGAGCGCCGGATAGAGCTCGGGGAACGGCAGCGGCGTGGGGTTGGCGCCCAGCGCGCTGAACAGGTCGACGTAGATCGGCGATTGAATGACGCGGATCTTCAGCCCCGCGATGTCGTCCGCCTTCTCGATGGGCCGCTTGCTGTTGGTGAGATTGCGAAAGCCCAGGTCCCAGTAGCCAAGCCCGTGCAGGCCCTTGTCATCGAGCCTGGCCATCAGCTTCTGGCCGAAGGGCCCGTCGGTGACCGCATCGGCCTCCTTGCCGCTGTTGAAGAGGAACGGAAAGTCGAAGACTGCGAACTCCTTGACCTGCGCCGAAAGGATGCCGGCGTTGAGCACCGTGAGCTCGACCGTTCCGCCCTGCAGCGCCGACACGGTCTGCAGGTCGCCGCCGAGCGTGCCGCCTGCAAACAGCTTGACCGTGATCTTGCCGCCGGACTTGGCCGCGACGATGTCGGCGAACTTCTGCGCGCCCTGCGCCTGCGGATGGCCGGTCTGGTTCTGGAACGCGAATTTGAGCGTGCGTTCCTTGACCTGCGCACCGGCACCGGCCGCCGCCAATGCGGCGAATGCCGCGGCGGCCACCGCCAGCCATTTCCGCTTCGAGCTTTTCATGGGGGTCTCCTTCGTGTGTTCCGCCGGGGCTCTCTTCAGGCACCGGCCGGTTGCCTTTCCTGCATCTCGACCAGCGCGCGCAGCGCGGCCAGGTACGACTGCGGTCCCAGGCCCTGGATCGTGCCCTTGACGGCCGGCGAGATGATCGAGTGCGCGCGCCAGGCCTCGCGCGCCGCAATGTTCGACATGTGCACCTCGATGGTCGGAAACGGCATGGCCTTGATCGCGTCATGCAGCGGAACGCCGTGCTGCGTGAGGCCGGCCGGATTGACCAGCGCACCCTGCGCATCATCGATGTGCGCGTGCAGGAAGTCCACCAGCACGCCTTCGTGGTTCGACTGGATCGTCTCCAGCGTGGCGCCGAGCTCGTCCGCGAGCTTGTGCAGCCGGGCATCGATCTCGGCCAGCGTGGTGGTGCCGTAGATGTGGGGTTCGCGGCGGCCGAACAGGTTGAGGTTGGGACCGTGCAGGACGAGGATCTTCATTGCGTGGCTTCTTTCCTATTTGCGGACGCGCACGAGTTCGTCGTTGTAGAGCTTGACGATGGCGGGGTCGTAGCTGGCGGAGAAGCGCTCGATGA
This genomic window from Variovorax sp. V93 contains:
- a CDS encoding GntR family transcriptional regulator, with translation MHKINSMHKPEVIANEPPLAEQAFARLRQDVLAGTFEAGAKLKLDELQAAYGYSSSPLREALSRLAQEGLVRADERRGFRVAPISEEDLADITRMRVMLDVPALREAIAHGDDAWEADILAAFHRLEKVESRLSDGPVILDNDWSQLHRAFHLSLLAACPSLRQRVWGASLFDQAERYRRFSARHRKTARRKSNEHRKIMDAALRRDADTACALLEEHILSTQRNVVAALKAAQAAQS
- a CDS encoding NADPH-dependent FMN reductase; this encodes MTRSTPIAGIRLLGISGSIRRDSHCTAVLRSLQPLLPASAAIELFALNDIPLYNADLDGDAPPPAVARLKAAIAEADGLVLCSPEYNYGMPGVLKNAIDWASRPGFASPLKGKPVLIATASPGTAGGVRAQAQIRDALAATLARPVVRQHVAIANVATRIHDGRLDDESTLDFLRVALADLLQEIELLDGAASR
- a CDS encoding TRAP transporter substrate-binding protein, producing MKSSKRKWLAVAAAAFAALAAAGAGAQVKERTLKFAFQNQTGHPQAQGAQKFADIVAAKSGGKITVKLFAGGTLGGDLQTVSALQGGTVELTVLNAGILSAQVKEFAVFDFPFLFNSGKEADAVTDGPFGQKLMARLDDKGLHGLGYWDLGFRNLTNSKRPIEKADDIAGLKIRVIQSPIYVDLFSALGANPTPLPFPELYPALDQKAVDGQENPNTTILASKFAEVQKYITQTRHVYNPQALLVSKKTWDGMSADERQILTEAAKDSTVFQRAASRSAADSALEALRKAGMTVSELPPEEMAKLRAKVKPVIDKYSASVGEATVKELMSEIDKVRR
- a CDS encoding type II 3-dehydroquinate dehydratase produces the protein MKILVLHGPNLNLFGRREPHIYGTTTLAEIDARLHKLADELGATLETIQSNHEGVLVDFLHAHIDDAQGALVNPAGLTQHGVPLHDAIKAMPFPTIEVHMSNIAAREAWRAHSIISPAVKGTIQGLGPQSYLAALRALVEMQERQPAGA